A window of Bacteroidales bacterium genomic DNA:
CATAAAGGAGAATATACAGACGATAAGGAAATTGGTACACATAAATGGTATTTCGATAATGGAAAGATTGAAGCAATTGAAAATTATTCAGATGGCAATTTAAACGGAGAGTATAAAGAGTTTTATAAAAATGGCAATCTTTCATCTGAAGCTTTTTTCATTGATGGATTACAAAATGGATTTACAAAGTATTACAGAGAAGATGGCTCTTTACATTCTGAAGGACAATTAAAAAATGGTGATAGAGATGGTATTTGGAAATATTACGATGAAAATGGGAATATTATTGGTGAGAAGGAATATAAAACTGATTATTTAATCGAAGAGGCAAAAATGGCAATTCAGTTCCCTAGCACAAAATGGATTTTAACAAATAAGACTTCCGGCGATATGACCGTGTACACTTTTAAAAGAGAAGAAATTACAGATAATAAAGGTCGTCAAATAATTCCTGCTGTTATGATAAGTATTGAGGATGCTAGCGACTTTGAAAGTTTAATAGTTTATTCAATTATAAAACAAAAACCTTTTTCGAAAAAGGGAGTAAAAATTGACAAAGTTTTGACATATGAAAACGAAGGCTACCCGATTTCATATAATAACTCACTTTGGTACAAGTGCCACTATACAGAAGAAAACTTTGACCATATATTATACATGATTCACA
This region includes:
- a CDS encoding toxin-antitoxin system YwqK family antitoxin, with protein sequence MIKKYFNFILLFFLTVNLFGQDTIFFNSKWEETDAKNAKFYRIDLKTEVGFIRTDYFASNNQVQMTGKYLSLNPEIKTGEFNWYYENGSLKHKGEYTDDKEIGTHKWYFDNGKIEAIENYSDGNLNGEYKEFYKNGNLSSEAFFIDGLQNGFTKYYREDGSLHSEGQLKNGDRDGIWKYYDENGNIIGEKEYKTDYLIEEAKMAIQFPSTKWILTNKTSGDMTVYTFKREEITDNKGRQIIPAVMISIEDASDFESLIVYSIIKQKPFSKKGVKIDKVLTYENEGYPISYNNSLWYKCHYTEENFDHILYMIHIINNDNIGIQIFMDMTKEIADEYESEFIEILKTIKEQ